Proteins encoded together in one Microbacterium oxydans window:
- a CDS encoding DNA cytosine methyltransferase, translated as MGELTPINAARPKVLEFFAGIGLARMGLESAGFRVAWANDFEPDKKAMYDAQFGDAEVHAFALGDIGKVEGETLPRDASLAWASSPCTDLSLAGGRAGLAGIQSGTFWHFIRVLRELEGDAPEVVVLENVTGLATSHGGDDLCAAIRAFNELGYSVDVLAMDARRFVPQSRPRLFLVGAKNPPEDIADPNSELRPDWLQWVYGDKTLRTHRAPLPAPPVPLVEGFGELVEQMPDDDERWWDAERTEKFVGSLSPMQHERVAALRRSPGEKFRTAYRRTRAGVAVWEVRADDIAGCLRTARGGSSKQAVVRLGSNRLQVRWMTPREYARLMGAGDYDLTATRTNQALFGFGDAVVVPAVAWLSENYLMPMVRGQFEARDLRATKAL; from the coding sequence ATGGGAGAACTGACGCCGATCAACGCCGCCCGTCCGAAGGTGCTGGAGTTCTTTGCAGGGATCGGACTGGCTCGGATGGGGCTCGAGTCAGCGGGATTCCGCGTGGCGTGGGCGAACGACTTCGAGCCCGACAAGAAGGCGATGTACGACGCGCAGTTTGGCGACGCGGAGGTCCATGCTTTCGCACTTGGCGACATCGGAAAGGTTGAGGGTGAAACCCTCCCGCGCGACGCCTCTCTCGCTTGGGCCTCCTCGCCCTGCACAGATCTTTCCCTCGCCGGCGGACGCGCTGGACTTGCCGGGATTCAGTCGGGTACGTTCTGGCACTTCATCCGGGTCCTCAGGGAGCTAGAGGGCGACGCCCCCGAGGTAGTGGTGCTGGAGAATGTGACAGGTCTCGCGACTTCCCATGGCGGAGATGACCTTTGTGCGGCGATCCGTGCCTTCAACGAGCTGGGCTACTCGGTCGATGTGCTCGCGATGGATGCGCGACGATTTGTACCACAATCGCGCCCTCGGCTATTCCTGGTTGGCGCAAAGAACCCGCCTGAGGACATCGCCGACCCCAACTCGGAGTTGCGCCCTGATTGGCTCCAGTGGGTCTACGGCGACAAGACCCTCCGCACTCACCGAGCGCCGCTCCCCGCTCCACCGGTACCACTTGTCGAGGGTTTCGGTGAGCTCGTCGAGCAGATGCCTGATGATGACGAGCGGTGGTGGGATGCCGAGCGCACGGAGAAGTTCGTTGGTTCCCTCTCCCCCATGCAGCACGAGCGGGTTGCTGCTTTGCGTCGCAGCCCTGGAGAAAAATTTCGCACGGCCTACCGCAGAACGCGCGCAGGCGTTGCTGTGTGGGAGGTACGTGCCGACGACATCGCGGGTTGCCTCCGCACGGCGCGAGGTGGGTCGTCGAAGCAGGCCGTCGTGCGGCTCGGGAGTAATCGGCTACAGGTCCGCTGGATGACTCCTCGGGAGTATGCCCGTCTGATGGGTGCGGGCGACTACGACCTCACCGCAACTCGAACGAACCAAGCTTTGTTCGGTTTCGGCGACGCGGTTGTCGTCCCCGCAGTCGCGTGGCTGAGCGAGAACTACCTAATGCCAATGGTGCGAGGTCAGTTTGAAGCCCGTGATCTGCGCGCCACAAAGGCACTGTAA
- a CDS encoding SDR family NAD(P)-dependent oxidoreductase, which translates to MALTAHSTIGDWMNDPTGGPLIRGLFEQTGADPELLTPVLGLPLQQLVAMSQGQLPQSVVDDLVRAANGGEIPEDDASEGWTEKVTSGRFAGKTVIVTGAASGIGKATASRIAREGGRVIASDIAAEKLDALKSENPDADIITVAGDLTKQDAIDAVLAAAGDRIDGLANVAGINDDFSPAGETPDAVWDRVIAINLTAPFKLMRAVIPVMEAAGRGAILNVSSEAGLRGNASGNAYTASKHGIIGVTKSAAFMYGPKGIRVNSVAPGGVATGIPMPPNMSEYGSGRLAPFQQSIPTVATAEHLAASITFLLSDDAVNINGAILASDGGWSVQ; encoded by the coding sequence ATGGCCCTCACCGCACACTCCACCATCGGCGACTGGATGAACGACCCGACCGGCGGGCCTCTCATCCGCGGACTCTTCGAGCAGACGGGCGCCGACCCCGAGCTCCTCACCCCCGTGCTCGGCCTGCCCCTGCAGCAGCTCGTCGCCATGAGCCAGGGCCAGCTCCCCCAGTCGGTCGTCGACGACCTCGTGCGCGCGGCCAACGGCGGCGAGATCCCCGAGGACGACGCCTCCGAGGGCTGGACCGAGAAGGTCACCTCCGGTCGCTTCGCCGGCAAGACCGTGATCGTCACGGGCGCCGCCTCCGGCATCGGCAAGGCCACCGCCTCGCGCATCGCCCGTGAAGGCGGACGTGTCATCGCCAGCGACATCGCCGCCGAGAAGCTCGACGCCCTGAAGTCCGAGAACCCGGATGCCGACATCATCACGGTCGCGGGCGACCTCACGAAGCAGGACGCGATCGACGCCGTCCTCGCCGCCGCGGGCGACCGCATCGACGGCCTCGCGAACGTCGCCGGCATCAACGACGACTTCTCCCCCGCAGGCGAGACTCCGGATGCCGTCTGGGACCGCGTCATCGCGATCAACCTCACCGCTCCGTTCAAGCTCATGCGCGCGGTCATCCCCGTCATGGAAGCTGCGGGTCGCGGTGCGATCCTCAACGTCTCGAGCGAGGCCGGCCTGCGTGGCAACGCCTCGGGCAACGCCTACACCGCCAGCAAGCACGGCATCATCGGCGTCACCAAGTCGGCCGCCTTCATGTACGGACCGAAGGGCATCCGCGTGAACTCCGTCGCTCCGGGCGGCGTCGCCACCGGCATCCCGATGCCCCCGAACATGTCGGAGTACGGCTCCGGTCGCCTCGCTCCGTTCCAGCAGTCCATCCCGACGGTGGCGACGGCCGAGCACCTGGCCGCATCGATCACGTTCCTGCTGTCGGACGACGCCGTGAACATCAACGGCGCCATCCTCGCCTCCGACGGCGGATGGTCGGTGCAGTAA
- a CDS encoding TetR/AcrR family transcriptional regulator: MPRPRSEKARQSVLEAMRRALAADGYEAVTIEGLAESAEVSKQTIYRWWPSKAAILGEALLEGALPGAEVSVPMTPDLGADLRAWFSAMSDGLARPEGVALARALIEVTAADPELGLVLNERLAAPIREWVAERVSHGRADGDVRADVDAAAIADQFIAMASYSALIGQPLSAERVEETVVRLLRGIAAPVVE; this comes from the coding sequence GTGCCCCGTCCCCGCAGTGAAAAAGCCCGTCAGTCCGTACTGGAGGCGATGCGTCGCGCGCTCGCCGCAGACGGGTACGAGGCCGTGACGATCGAGGGCCTCGCGGAGTCTGCGGAGGTGTCGAAGCAGACGATCTACCGGTGGTGGCCGTCGAAGGCCGCGATTCTCGGTGAGGCGCTGCTCGAGGGGGCGCTGCCCGGTGCCGAGGTGTCGGTGCCGATGACGCCCGATCTCGGGGCGGATCTGCGGGCGTGGTTCTCGGCGATGTCTGACGGGCTGGCTCGTCCGGAGGGTGTGGCGCTGGCGCGGGCGCTCATCGAGGTGACCGCGGCCGATCCCGAGTTGGGCTTGGTGCTGAATGAGCGGCTCGCGGCGCCGATCCGTGAGTGGGTGGCGGAGCGGGTGTCGCACGGGCGCGCCGACGGCGACGTGCGGGCGGACGTGGATGCTGCCGCGATCGCGGACCAGTTCATCGCGATGGCGTCGTACTCCGCCCTGATCGGGCAGCCGCTGAGTGCGGAGCGGGTGGAGGAGACCGTGGTGCGTTTGCTGCGGGGGATCGCCGCCCCGGTCGTGGAGTGA
- a CDS encoding APC family permease, protein MPNTDPIARSRSVWRRKPVSEMTEDAEHSTLHKSLGLWQLTAIGVGGIIGVGIFSLAGLVAHGDAANPGVGPAVLISFLIAGLASAAAALSYAEFAGMIPRAGSAYSYGYVALGEVVGWFIGWDLLLEYVAIVAVVAIGISGYLDAFLSGFGIHLPLAVTETADVEGGLVNIPAIVICLLVTFLLSRGTQTFGRFELVAVAIKIALILGIVGLGIFYINTENYNPFMPSGFGPVFTGAATVFFAVFGYDAMSTAAEEAKDGRKHMPKAIILSLIIAMLLYVAATLVLTGMQNYTEIDPKAGFASAFSSVGLPVVAAIISVFAVLSILTVMLTFLLGATRVWFSMSRDGLLPGWFSKVDRRGVPQRVTWIAGIASAVFAGIFPIRAVADLTNIGILAAFVVVCVAVIVFRYTKPDAPRTFRLPFMPVVPIIGVGFSLFLISQLHWETWLRFAVWLVIGLVIYFTYGRRHSLMNPDSPRHQTAANK, encoded by the coding sequence ATGCCGAACACTGACCCGATCGCCCGGAGCCGCTCGGTCTGGCGCCGCAAGCCCGTCAGCGAGATGACGGAGGATGCCGAACACAGCACCCTGCACAAATCGCTCGGCCTGTGGCAGCTCACGGCCATCGGCGTCGGCGGCATCATCGGAGTGGGGATCTTCTCCCTCGCCGGACTCGTGGCCCACGGTGACGCAGCGAACCCCGGCGTCGGACCCGCGGTGCTGATCTCCTTCCTCATCGCCGGACTCGCGTCCGCCGCGGCCGCCCTCTCCTACGCCGAGTTCGCCGGCATGATCCCTCGAGCCGGCTCCGCCTACAGCTACGGATACGTGGCCCTCGGCGAGGTCGTCGGATGGTTCATCGGCTGGGACCTGCTCCTCGAGTACGTCGCCATCGTCGCCGTCGTCGCCATCGGCATCTCGGGCTATCTCGACGCATTCCTCTCGGGTTTCGGCATCCACCTGCCGCTCGCCGTGACCGAGACGGCCGACGTGGAGGGCGGCCTCGTCAACATCCCCGCAATCGTGATCTGCCTGCTCGTCACCTTCCTCCTCAGCCGCGGAACCCAGACGTTCGGCCGCTTCGAGTTGGTGGCCGTCGCGATCAAGATCGCCCTGATCCTCGGCATCGTCGGCCTCGGCATCTTCTACATCAACACCGAGAACTACAACCCGTTCATGCCCAGCGGCTTCGGCCCGGTGTTCACGGGCGCGGCGACCGTGTTCTTCGCCGTCTTCGGCTACGACGCGATGAGCACCGCCGCCGAGGAAGCCAAGGACGGCCGCAAGCACATGCCGAAGGCGATCATCCTCTCCCTCATCATCGCGATGCTGCTCTACGTCGCCGCGACTCTGGTGCTCACGGGCATGCAGAACTACACCGAGATCGACCCGAAGGCCGGCTTCGCCTCGGCCTTCTCCAGCGTCGGACTCCCGGTGGTCGCGGCCATCATCTCGGTCTTCGCCGTCCTGTCGATCCTCACCGTCATGCTCACCTTCCTCCTCGGGGCGACCCGGGTGTGGTTCTCGATGAGCCGCGACGGGCTGCTCCCCGGCTGGTTCAGCAAGGTCGACCGCCGAGGCGTGCCCCAGCGCGTCACCTGGATCGCCGGCATCGCCTCGGCAGTCTTCGCCGGCATCTTCCCGATCCGCGCCGTGGCCGATCTGACCAACATCGGCATCCTCGCGGCGTTCGTGGTCGTCTGCGTCGCCGTGATCGTGTTCCGCTACACGAAGCCGGATGCCCCACGCACCTTCCGCCTGCCGTTCATGCCGGTCGTGCCCATCATCGGCGTCGGGTTCTCCCTGTTCCTCATCTCGCAGCTGCACTGGGAGACCTGGCTGCGCTTCGCCGTGTGGCTGGTGATCGGACTCGTCATCTACTTCACCTACGGCCGCCGCCACTCGCTGATGAACCCGGACAGTCCGCGGCACCAGACGGCTGCGAACAAGTAG
- a CDS encoding polynucleotide kinase codes for MPTDRPRAWIFDVDGTLALIGDRSPYDMRNVAIDTPNHPVVIAAQAFAAHPDVDALIVVSGRDETARRATEAWLTFNEIPFDRLLLRRTGDQRADNIVKAEIYDAHIEPHFAVIGVVDDRRSVVEMWRARGLTCFQVAEGDF; via the coding sequence ATGCCCACCGATCGCCCGCGCGCCTGGATCTTCGACGTCGACGGCACGCTCGCCCTCATCGGTGACCGCTCGCCGTACGACATGCGAAACGTCGCGATCGACACCCCGAACCACCCGGTCGTGATCGCCGCCCAGGCCTTCGCCGCGCATCCGGATGTCGACGCGCTCATCGTCGTCTCCGGCCGCGATGAGACCGCCCGCCGCGCCACCGAGGCCTGGCTGACCTTCAACGAGATCCCGTTCGACCGGCTACTCCTGCGCCGCACGGGCGACCAGCGCGCCGACAACATCGTCAAGGCCGAGATCTACGATGCCCACATCGAACCGCACTTCGCCGTGATCGGCGTCGTCGACGACCGCCGCAGCGTGGTCGAGATGTGGCGCGCCCGCGGACTCACCTGCTTCCAGGTGGCCGAGGGCGACTTCTAG
- a CDS encoding GIY-YIG nuclease family protein: protein MASTSRPRTTPTQKKPRKKDLPAEVVKEFRSLFDAAKKAKDEQGRRVTGAKWGVYAFYDYDGEPIYVGQTKESLATRLNRHLTNQRTDAVAMRILDVFEVAELEVWPLWELQDTPSQRDDRAAFDASQTLLDKHEYSAYLQAIENSKFGAILNEKIPPASRPIDLPQSFRFALISEETREERGHPDVRIARRAETIARLAAVAHERGEVSAGLRRVLVVQAVRLAYKAAERFKFAEGEESPDPGAISVEGLIGSVLYPTNDEGSGD, encoded by the coding sequence ATGGCAAGCACCAGCAGGCCGCGCACGACTCCAACGCAAAAGAAACCCAGGAAAAAGGATCTTCCCGCCGAGGTCGTGAAAGAATTTAGGTCACTATTCGACGCGGCCAAGAAGGCAAAGGATGAGCAGGGGCGTCGTGTGACCGGGGCCAAATGGGGCGTGTACGCCTTCTACGATTATGACGGCGAACCCATCTATGTCGGCCAGACGAAGGAGAGCCTCGCAACTCGACTCAATCGACACCTCACCAACCAGCGGACTGATGCAGTTGCAATGCGCATCCTCGACGTGTTCGAAGTCGCAGAGCTGGAAGTGTGGCCGCTGTGGGAACTGCAAGACACCCCCAGCCAGCGTGACGACAGGGCAGCGTTCGATGCTTCGCAAACTTTGCTCGACAAACACGAGTACTCGGCCTACCTGCAAGCAATCGAGAACAGCAAATTTGGCGCGATACTGAATGAGAAGATCCCGCCGGCATCGCGGCCGATCGATCTCCCTCAATCGTTCAGGTTTGCGCTGATCTCCGAGGAGACTCGTGAGGAACGGGGACACCCCGATGTTCGTATTGCTCGGCGTGCCGAGACTATAGCTCGGTTAGCTGCAGTAGCCCACGAGCGCGGTGAAGTGTCTGCAGGCCTCCGACGCGTGCTCGTGGTTCAAGCGGTGCGCCTCGCGTACAAGGCTGCGGAGCGGTTCAAGTTTGCTGAAGGTGAGGAGTCGCCGGACCCTGGTGCGATTTCTGTCGAAGGTCTCATTGGATCTGTTCTCTACCCCACAAACGATGAAGGCAGCGGAGATTAG
- a CDS encoding MerR family transcriptional regulator produces the protein MRISELSAQTGVTVPTIKYYLREGLLPEGERSAPTQAAYGEKHVERLRVIRALLDAGVSIAETRRVLGALDDPPESAHDLLGTAHAAITPPVDESLDLTDAEALVAGLGWKPGMCDEAVLHAVARALQGLERVGFTVPDAAMAEYLASMRRIADAEVAGVPEGSAEAAVRYVVLGSVLVEPLLLALRRVAQQVSSGERFGGAARR, from the coding sequence ATGAGAATTTCCGAACTGTCAGCCCAGACCGGCGTGACCGTGCCGACGATCAAGTACTACCTGCGCGAGGGTCTGCTGCCCGAGGGCGAGCGCAGTGCGCCGACTCAGGCCGCGTACGGCGAGAAGCACGTGGAGCGGCTGCGGGTGATCCGGGCGCTGCTCGATGCGGGGGTGAGCATCGCCGAGACGCGGCGGGTGCTGGGGGCGCTGGATGATCCGCCCGAGAGCGCGCACGACCTTCTCGGGACGGCGCATGCGGCGATCACTCCGCCGGTGGATGAGTCTTTGGATTTGACGGATGCTGAGGCTCTTGTCGCGGGGCTCGGGTGGAAGCCGGGGATGTGCGACGAGGCGGTGCTGCACGCGGTCGCGCGGGCGCTGCAGGGGTTGGAGCGCGTCGGGTTCACCGTGCCGGATGCGGCGATGGCGGAGTACCTCGCGAGCATGCGGCGGATTGCGGATGCTGAGGTGGCCGGGGTGCCGGAGGGGTCTGCGGAGGCTGCGGTGCGCTACGTGGTGCTGGGCTCGGTGCTGGTGGAGCCGTTGTTGCTGGCGCTGCGGAGGGTGGCGCAGCAGGTGAGCTCGGGGGAGCGGTTTGGTGGTGCAGCGCGGCGCTGA
- a CDS encoding DUF4188 domain-containing protein: MSKVITGRMTHRHEGELVVFHIGMQINRWWRPDLWMPAFFAMPGMLRELSTDPDSGMLGYHLLFGSGGPYVVQYWSSVDKLYAYASSPNQQHRPAWSAFTRAARKAPGAVGIWHETFRVDTAESVYVSTKPMGLPKATELVPVGKRHDRAQARFAEGRTDAGKAEAAR; encoded by the coding sequence ATGTCGAAAGTCATCACGGGCCGCATGACCCACCGCCACGAGGGCGAGCTCGTCGTGTTCCACATCGGGATGCAGATCAACCGCTGGTGGCGCCCCGATCTGTGGATGCCGGCCTTCTTCGCCATGCCCGGGATGCTGCGCGAACTCAGCACCGACCCCGACTCGGGCATGCTCGGCTACCACCTGCTCTTCGGCTCGGGCGGACCCTACGTCGTGCAGTACTGGTCATCCGTCGACAAGCTCTACGCCTACGCTTCCAGCCCGAACCAGCAGCACCGCCCCGCCTGGAGCGCCTTCACCCGCGCAGCCCGCAAGGCCCCGGGAGCAGTCGGCATCTGGCACGAGACCTTCCGCGTCGACACCGCCGAGAGCGTCTATGTCTCGACGAAGCCGATGGGCCTGCCGAAGGCGACGGAACTCGTCCCGGTCGGCAAGCGGCACGATCGGGCGCAGGCACGCTTCGCGGAGGGGCGGACGGATGCGGGGAAGGCCGAGGCGGCGCGGTAG
- a CDS encoding MalY/PatB family protein has product MTADRSLPSHPFDARTRLYLDRPQSRKWSLHPGRIGAWVAEMDFGVAPEIAGALHRAIDDENLGYLSPPQAAELGVATAGWMQDEYGWAVDPERVHPVSDVMAALGVAVQEYAPAGSPVIVPTPAYMPFLTYLPAIGHPVIEVPGVEVDGRWQHDLQRIDEAFAAGARTLVLCNPHNPTGTIVGREELEAIAEIVERRGGRVFADEIHAPLRYDGAPFVPYASVSPATAAHTVTGTSASKAWNIPGLKTAQLITSNDADQELYKRFGFAVQHGAATLGVVASTAAYREGKPWLSDVIEYLDGSRRLLASLVEENLPGAVYRVPEATYIGWIDTRALGIPGPPAEFFREQAGVVLTEGRLLGRGAEDFVRVVFATPRPILEEAFATMGDAVRRAGLVR; this is encoded by the coding sequence ATGACTGCGGACCGTTCTCTTCCGTCGCATCCGTTCGATGCGCGCACCCGCCTGTACCTCGATCGGCCGCAGAGTCGGAAGTGGAGCCTGCACCCCGGGCGCATCGGGGCGTGGGTGGCGGAGATGGACTTCGGGGTCGCGCCCGAGATCGCCGGGGCGCTGCATCGGGCCATCGACGACGAGAACCTCGGCTACCTCTCTCCGCCGCAGGCCGCGGAGCTGGGCGTGGCCACGGCGGGGTGGATGCAGGACGAGTACGGATGGGCGGTCGACCCGGAGCGGGTGCATCCGGTCTCCGATGTCATGGCTGCGCTCGGGGTCGCGGTGCAGGAGTATGCGCCGGCCGGGTCGCCCGTGATCGTGCCGACTCCGGCATACATGCCGTTCCTGACATACTTGCCCGCGATCGGGCATCCGGTGATCGAGGTGCCGGGTGTCGAGGTCGACGGGCGCTGGCAGCACGACCTGCAGCGCATCGACGAGGCGTTCGCCGCCGGGGCGCGCACGCTGGTGCTCTGCAATCCGCACAACCCGACCGGCACGATCGTGGGCCGGGAGGAGCTCGAGGCGATCGCGGAGATCGTGGAGCGTCGCGGCGGGCGGGTGTTCGCGGACGAGATCCATGCGCCGCTGCGGTACGACGGTGCGCCGTTCGTCCCGTATGCGTCGGTGTCCCCGGCGACGGCCGCGCACACGGTCACGGGCACGAGCGCATCGAAGGCGTGGAACATCCCGGGCCTGAAGACCGCGCAGCTGATCACCTCGAACGACGCCGACCAGGAGCTGTACAAGCGGTTCGGGTTCGCGGTGCAGCACGGTGCGGCGACGCTCGGGGTGGTCGCCTCGACGGCGGCGTACCGCGAGGGGAAGCCGTGGCTGTCGGACGTGATCGAGTACCTCGACGGGTCGCGGCGGCTGCTCGCATCGCTGGTGGAGGAGAATCTGCCCGGCGCCGTGTATCGGGTGCCGGAGGCGACGTACATCGGATGGATCGACACCCGTGCCCTGGGGATTCCCGGCCCGCCCGCCGAGTTCTTCCGGGAGCAGGCCGGGGTCGTGCTCACCGAGGGGCGGCTGCTGGGGCGGGGCGCGGAGGACTTCGTCCGGGTCGTGTTCGCCACGCCGCGACCGATCCTCGAGGAGGCGTTCGCGACGATGGGTGATGCGGTGCGCCGGGCCGGTCTCGTGCGCTGA
- a CDS encoding VOC family protein → MLKIGSIVIRVTDLAAQTAFWKAALDYVERYPPDDDWVMLKPRDGETAGISLDAHASERALPPRIHLDIYADDQAAEVRRLTTLGAREVHWDRKPADADYVIMEDPEGNRFCVVDAADWSGWTEGS, encoded by the coding sequence ATGCTGAAGATCGGCTCGATCGTGATCCGCGTGACGGATCTCGCCGCACAGACCGCGTTCTGGAAAGCGGCGCTGGACTACGTCGAACGGTACCCACCGGACGACGACTGGGTCATGCTGAAGCCCCGCGACGGCGAGACAGCCGGCATCTCCCTCGACGCCCACGCCTCCGAACGGGCGCTGCCGCCGCGCATCCACCTCGACATCTACGCCGACGACCAGGCCGCCGAGGTCCGCCGGCTCACCACTCTGGGCGCGCGCGAAGTGCACTGGGACCGCAAGCCCGCCGACGCCGACTACGTGATCATGGAGGATCCGGAAGGCAACCGGTTCTGCGTCGTCGATGCCGCTGACTGGTCCGGCTGGACCGAGGGCTCGTGA
- a CDS encoding DUF262 domain-containing protein produces MDRVDYESMLVQDLLNAHQRGELNVSPWYQRRSVWSTPHKSYLINSIFLSAPVPTIYLRHTIDLEAERTVKEVVDGQQRCRSIIEYRNNEFSARHPVRNRRLFYRDLTATEREQFLMAKLPTAQLIGADDADVIDIFGRLNAVSKSLNPQEKRAAQYSGEFHQFCLNTSTSHLALWRDRSIFSAAEISRMQEVQFVADLAISMIEGITDFGAARITRAYHQWDEEFPLKEELSGRFDRVFNLLSTLRPTSLADTIFSRSPLFYSLFICLDRMSQLPSPAKLEDELFGIDAAFNDPRPATEKPQDVVDFVNASTSTTQRIRQRTVRDAFISRHLGS; encoded by the coding sequence ATGGATCGCGTGGACTACGAGTCGATGTTGGTGCAGGACTTGCTCAACGCCCACCAACGAGGCGAATTGAATGTGTCGCCCTGGTACCAGAGACGCAGCGTTTGGTCGACTCCTCACAAGTCGTATCTCATAAACTCGATCTTTCTCAGCGCTCCGGTTCCGACAATCTATCTTCGCCACACGATCGATCTGGAGGCAGAACGCACCGTCAAGGAGGTCGTGGACGGGCAGCAGCGGTGCCGCTCGATCATCGAGTATCGGAACAACGAGTTCAGCGCGAGGCACCCCGTTCGCAACCGGCGCTTGTTCTATCGCGACCTGACGGCAACTGAACGCGAACAGTTCCTGATGGCCAAGCTGCCAACAGCGCAGCTCATTGGTGCCGATGACGCTGACGTTATAGATATCTTCGGCCGCCTCAACGCTGTCTCAAAGTCGCTCAACCCTCAGGAAAAGCGAGCAGCACAGTACAGCGGGGAGTTCCATCAGTTCTGTCTCAATACGTCTACATCCCACCTCGCGCTCTGGAGAGACCGCAGTATCTTCAGCGCCGCGGAGATCTCTCGGATGCAGGAAGTGCAATTCGTTGCGGATCTAGCGATCTCCATGATTGAGGGAATTACCGACTTTGGGGCTGCGCGCATAACGCGCGCCTATCATCAGTGGGATGAAGAGTTCCCACTCAAGGAGGAGCTCTCAGGCCGTTTCGATCGCGTCTTCAATCTGTTGTCCACGCTTCGCCCAACCTCACTCGCAGATACGATCTTCAGTCGTTCACCGCTCTTCTATTCGCTCTTCATTTGCCTGGACCGCATGTCACAGCTACCTAGTCCCGCAAAGCTCGAAGACGAGCTATTCGGAATCGATGCCGCCTTCAACGACCCTCGTCCGGCAACCGAAAAGCCCCAAGACGTTGTTGACTTCGTCAATGCGTCAACCTCTACGACCCAGCGCATCCGTCAGCGCACTGTGCGAGATGCATTCATTAGTCGACACCTGGGATCCTAG
- a CDS encoding 3-keto-5-aminohexanoate cleavage protein has protein sequence MAPPSDPPRVVDPERRMLLQACVNGARDPAEHPWLSADASVVADDAARAVAAGAHEVHVHPKDAAGRDSLAPADVARWVWAVRAAHPGVPVGVTTGAWAEPEVERRLAAIEGWTELPDHASVNWHEAGADEVAALLLRRGVGVEAGLWDAAGFEVWKRSPLRGDCLRVLIELPDEPAETVREHAEAMIAHVELEEPGIPILLHGEEGSTWPVFDLAVELGLESRIGLEDTLLLPDGSTAPGNAALVRAAVGRMRGRVAS, from the coding sequence ATGGCGCCGCCCTCCGATCCGCCTCGCGTCGTCGACCCCGAACGACGGATGCTGTTGCAGGCATGCGTCAACGGCGCCCGTGATCCGGCGGAGCATCCGTGGTTGAGTGCGGACGCGTCGGTGGTCGCCGACGATGCCGCGCGGGCTGTGGCGGCCGGGGCGCACGAGGTGCATGTGCACCCGAAGGATGCGGCCGGACGGGACAGCCTCGCGCCCGCCGATGTCGCGCGGTGGGTGTGGGCCGTGCGTGCGGCGCACCCCGGTGTTCCGGTCGGGGTGACGACCGGGGCGTGGGCTGAGCCCGAGGTGGAGCGTCGTCTCGCGGCTATCGAGGGGTGGACAGAATTGCCCGATCACGCGTCCGTCAACTGGCACGAAGCCGGCGCCGACGAGGTGGCCGCCCTGCTGCTGAGACGCGGCGTCGGGGTGGAGGCCGGGCTGTGGGATGCGGCGGGCTTCGAGGTGTGGAAGCGTTCGCCGTTGCGGGGCGACTGCCTGCGGGTGCTGATCGAGCTGCCGGACGAGCCGGCCGAAACGGTGCGCGAGCATGCCGAGGCGATGATTGCGCATGTCGAGCTCGAGGAGCCCGGCATCCCGATCCTGCTGCACGGCGAGGAGGGTTCGACGTGGCCTGTCTTCGACCTGGCCGTGGAGCTCGGGTTGGAATCGCGCATCGGGCTGGAGGACACGCTGCTGCTGCCGGACGGCTCGACGGCGCCGGGCAACGCGGCGCTGGTGCGCGCGGCGGTGGGGCGGATGCGAGGCCGAGTCGCGTCGTGA